In Bacillota bacterium, the genomic window ATGCCGTCTCCACCAAACGCTCTCACCGCCCATACGCTGCAACTGGCGTCGCGGCGTGGTCAGGTTTCGGGGTAGCAGTTGGCAGGTCCCAGGTACTCGGGAAAGGCCGGCCTGAGAAACTTCCTCACGTCGTAGCAAAGGTGGCAGCGACTTGCGTAGCGGGAGCGGCGCACATTGCGGCTATTCGGCATTGAGTGGCAGTGCTCCTGCGAAGAGCGTTGTCTCCGGGGGTTTGACTGACCCTTGCGGCAGCGCGATAACCACGTGCACCGGCGGCTGGGGGAGAAGGACGGGGAAGCAGGGGTGCGGAAAGGGTGAGGCTCCCGATTTCGAGTAGGGGACACGAGTTGACAGGGACACGAATTTCCTCTGGACCTGGGCGTGAGAACGTGATATACTGTGCGCGCAATCCTAGAAGGAAATGGACGAAGTGCAGAGGGCCTTGCATCTCCGGTCCTTGTATGATTGCAGATTATGGTGAGGGTTTGAATGGAGGACTGAGAGAATGACAAAGACCCTGTATGTCGGAAACCTGCCTTACGGATGCACGCAGCAGGACCTCGAGTCTGCCTTTGGCTCCGTAGCCGAGGTGGTATCGGTGCGCATCGTGACGGACCGCGAGACCGGTCGGTCCCGCGGTTTCGCTTTCGTGGAGGTGCCGGCCGATAGCATGGAAACCGTGATAGCGAGCTTGCACGGGGCAGAGATGGGCGGCCGGCAGATCGTGGTGAACGAGGCCAGAGAACGCAAGGAGCGGCCGAGCAGGCGCTACTAACGTAGCGGACAACCGGTAAGGGAACGGATGTGGCAGCCCCCAAGGCCCGGGGGCTGCCCTTGCGTCTCGCCCCGGGTGTGGCCACCCAGCTCGCCCCAGGGCCTGTTACCAGGAGCCTGGCTATCCCTGACGACAATCGTCTCTTGGATTGACACACCGGGGGATTCGGACGCGGTCCACGGAAGTCAGGTCGAGCCTGGGGGTGGTGCGGGCGGCAGGGTTTGACCGGGAGGCGCTGCGGGAGAGGCTGGAGCAATGGCGGGCCTTTAACAGGTGGGAGCAGGAGCGCGGTGACCCTTCCGCGTCCCCGGATCAGCTGGTTCGGTGGTACTCGCAGGCGTGGGAGTCTTCCTGCCGGTATTCGCCGGGCTGGTCGCTGGCGGGGGTCGACGCGGAGAAGGTGGCTCGCATTCGGCGTATTCGGCAGGCGTTTTGCCGCCTGGGGGGTGGTTCAGGGGGATCGAGCGGTGCAGGCCCGGGCTGGGGTCATGAGGGGTCGGTCCTCATGGGATACAGGGAGACCGGACGTCGCATCCAGAAGGCGACCGCCGTGGCCTGGCCGTGGGCGATGCGGCGCAACTACTGGAGGCCGTATTCCCTGATCTTACGGTAGATGGTGGAGCGGCTCATGCCCAGTTGCCGGGCCAGGATTTCTTTGGCGCGGGGTGTCCTGCCCAGGCGCTGCAGGCCCTCGGCGATGGCCTGCCGCTCCCACTCCGCGGAGCTCATCACCCGGGCTTCCGCGGTGAGCGGCCTGTCCGCCTGAAGCGATTGCAGGAGGCGGGCGGGCAGGTGCTGAGGTTCCACCGCCTCGCCCCGGCAGGCGTGCAGCACGTACTGGGCCACGTTTTCCAGTTCGCGCACGTTTCCGGGCCACCAGTACTGTTCCAGCAGGCGGGCTGCGTCAGCGGTGAGATCCGGTACCGTGCGGTGCAGGTTGGCGGCGTGCTTGCGAAGGAAGTGCGGGAGGATGAGAGGCAGTCCGCCGGGCTGTGCGGCCGCGGGGCCCTGCCCGCGCGGTCCTGCCCACGCGATCCCGGTCGCGCGGTGTCGATCAGCCAGCGCTGACCAGGCTGAGGAAATAGCGGTGCAACCTGGTGTCGTCCGTGAGTTCGGGGTGGAAGGCGGACGCCAGCAGGCTGCCCTGCCGGCACAGCACTATGCGGTCGCCGAGGGCGGCCAGGACTTCCACCACCCCCGGCCCCACCGCCGAGACATAAGGGGCACGGATGAATACGGCCCGGAAGGGGTCGTTTCCCAGGGCCGGGATGTCCAGGTCGGTTTCGAAGGAGTCCCGCTGGCGCCCGAACCCGTTCCGCTGCACGGTGATGTCCATCAGGCCCAGGCGGGGCTGGGTGCTCCCGGCGATGTCCCGCGCCAGCATGATCATACCGGCGCAGGTTCCGAAGATAGGGAGACCGCTCTCGCCCATGGCCCGCAACGGATCCAGGAACCCGTATTCCTCCATGAGCCGGCCCATGGTGGTGCTTTCTCCTCCGGGGACGATGAGCCCGTCCAGCCCGGCCAGGTGGTCGACCTTCTTGACCCGCACCGCCTCTGCGCCTGCCGATTCCACGGCACGCACGTGCTCCAGCACGGCCCCCTGCAGGTCGAGGACGCCTATCTTCACGTTCGCACCCCCTACCATCCCCGCGCCTGCATCCTCTGAGATTCAGGGATGGCGGCCATCTCGAGCCCCGGCATGGCTTCGCCCAGATCCTTTGAGACCTCCGCCAGGATGCGGGGGTCGTTGTAGTGCGTGGTGGCCAGCACGATGGCTCTGGCCCGTGCGGGCGGATTCTTGGACTTGAAGATGCCGGAGCCCACGAAGACGCCGTCCGCCCCGAGTTGCATCATCATGGCGGCATCCGCGGGGGTGGCGATACCGCCGGCGGCGAAGTTCACCACCGGTAACCTGCCCAGTTTGCGCACCTCCTGCAGCAGCTCCACAGGGGCGCCCATCTCCCGGGCCAGGGATACCAGTTCCTCTGCCGGGCAGGTGCGTACGCGCCGGATCCCGTCGTTGATGATGCGCATGTGGCGCACGGCTTCGACGACGTTGCCCGTCCCCGCCTCGCCCTTGGTGCGGATCATGGCTGCCCCTTCGGCGATGCGCCGCAGGGCCTCTCCCAGGTTGCGGGCGCCGCATACGAAGGGAACGGTGAAGCAGTGCTTGTCGATGTGGAGTTGCTCGTCGGCGGGGGTCAACACCTCCGACTCGTCAATGTAGTCGACCTCCAGGGCCTGCAGAATCTGCGCTTCCACGAAATGGCCGATGCGCACCTTGGCCATCACCGGGATGGTGACCTTCTCCATGATGCGCAGGATCACGGTGGGATCGGCCATCCGGGCAACCCCGCCCGCGGCCCTGATGTCCGCCGGGACGCGCTCCAGGGCCATCACCGCCACTGCTCCCGCTTCTTCAGCTATCTTCGCCTGCTCGGGGGTGGTGACGTCCATGATGACGCCCCCTTTGAGCATTTCCGCCAGCCCCTTCTTGACCCGCCAGGTTCCTGTTTCCGGTGCCGTCACTACCATGGTCTAACCCCCCTTTTGCCTCCGAGGTGCCGGGTAGCGAGGGTTATGAGAAGCCCCGCCGGTGGAGGGTTACCAAAGGCCCCCTCCGGTGGAGGGGGCCCTTCTGGCGAGAACCAGGGCAGCACAACTGTGCCCTGTATTCTGAGCGCCTTCTCCCACTCAGACTTTACTGTCGGCCCCGGATTCCCACCGGAGTCAACCGCTGGGGCTGATGGGCTCGTCCCCCGCGCCAGGCAGGGGCATCACCACCGGTCGGGACTTGGGAAGACGCCTCCCTCACCCGGCCCCGAAGGCTACCACCTGCGCCGATTATACCACAGGAAAGCGCAGAAGGATGTATTGTCACGCGGGTTCGCAATAGGAACGGTTGACGCTTACCTGGGAGTGCCCACTCTGGATGGGCTAGGAGCGTGGGCGAGGCGGTCACTCCCTGGACGAGTACGAGGGGGCAGTCCCTCGAAGCAGCGGTAGGTTGGGGTTGCAGCGTGCACGCGGCTTGTGCCCTTCGGGGAAGGCCGGCTGGTTTGGCGGGCTCTCGACCCGGCAGGAGATTGCGCCCGAAGGCCGAATTCAGATTATGGCGTCAGCGGCTCCCAAAGTGTGGGAGGTAAGAGCCGTGGATGATGAGTTGCGGGCGTTTCTGGAGGATCGCTTCGGGCGGCTCGACCGGCGGATGGATGCGCTCGAGCATCGGATGGATGCCCTTGAGCAGCGGGTCGGTGGGCTTGAGCAGCGGATCGGTGGGCTTGAGCAGCGGGTCGGTTCTCTCGATGGACGGCTGGCGCGGGTGGAGTCGGAGGTTGCTGCGCTGGGCGAGCGGGTGGCGCGGGTGGAGTCGGAGGTTGCTGCGCTGGGCGAGCGGGTGGCCCGGGTGGAATCGGAGCTAGCTGCCCTGCGCTCGCAGACGAGCCACCTGGGTGTCGTGGCAGAATCGGTTCAGGACCAGGTCCGCCTGGTAGCGGAAGGTCACTCGGTTCTGTACGGCGCGATCGACCGCCAGTACGAGGAAGTCAGGGCGGAAATGCGGGATGTGCGGGCCCTCCTGAGGGTGTGGAACGATCTGGTAACAAGGCGCCTGGCAGACCTGGAGTACCGGGTGCGGGAGAAAGCGGGATAAGGCTGCTCCGCCCGTGCCGGAGCGGGAGCGGCGAGGGGCGTTCCCTGGTGCGGGCCGCGGGGCTTACGGGTAGAGTTGGGGGCCGGACGTGGGTGAGGCGTCCGGCCCCCCGTGTGATGCCGTGAGCTTAGCGGAGAGGAGACAGTCGCTAAAGCTCAAGGTGGGAGGCCACGAGCCGGGACTCGACGCCAGCCGGGTGGGGTCCGGCCAGGCGCTCCGCCGGGTCGGGAGAGGGTGCGCTGGCGATGAGCGGGCGCGTGTACGGATGCCCCGGATGTTCCAGCACCTCGTCCGCGGGCCCGCTCCACAACCCTGCCCAGGTACATGACCGCGATGCTCCGGGCCAGGTAGCGGGCTACGGCCACATCGTGGGTGATGAAGAGGATGGCCGCTCCCTGGGCGGCCAGGTCGGCCAGCATGTTCAGGATGCCCGCCCGCACGGAGACGTCCGGCATGCGCGGGCATAAGGATTCCTTCTCGGCGGGGCAGGAGTTTTCGCATTACCCGAGAACTACCCCTGCTGTTATCGATTTGTCGAAGGGAGGCGTGGTCCCTTGGTGTGGCGGGATGTGTGCGATGCCATTCCCGATTACGAGCGCTTCCTGACCGTGGATGAGATGGAAGAGAGTTCTGAACGCCTGCGGGAGCGGTACCCGGGGGTTGCACACCTGGTGGACATCGGGCGTTCCCGGGCGGGGCACATGATCCGGGCGCTCAGGATCGGGTCGGGGCCCCGGCGGGCGGTGCTGTTCGGATGTCCCCATCCCAACGAACCCATAGGCGCCATGATGCTGGAGTACCTCTCCTGGCGACTGGCCGAAGACGCCGGGTTGCGCGAGAAGCTGGGCTACACCTGGTACCTGGTGAAGTCCATCGACCCCGACGGCACCAGGTTGAATGAGGGGTGGTTCGGCGGTCCCTTCACCCTGTTCAACTACGCCCGGCACTATTACCGGCCGGCCGGATTCGAGCAGGCGGAGTGGACCTTCCCCATCCGCTACAAGACCCTGGTGTGGGAGAAGCCCATCCCGGAGACGCAGGCGCTCATGCACCTCATCGACCTCGCCCGGCCCCACTTCATGTACTCCCTGCACAACGCCGGTTTCGGTGGGGTCTACTGGTACGTGTCGCGGTCCTGCCCGCCCCTTTATGAGCGCTTCCACGGGATCGCGCGGGAGCAGAGGGTCCCGCTCAGCCTGGGCGAGCCCGAGATGCCCTTCGCGAAGAAATACGCCCAGGCCATCTTCGAGATGCCGGGGACGCGCGACACCTACGACTACTATGAGAAGTACGCGGGCAAGGATCCGGCCACCATCATCAGCGCGGGCACGTCGTCGGTCGACTACGCTCGCGAGGTGGCGGGGAGCTTCGTGCTGGTGTGCGAAGTGCCCTACTTCTACGACCCCCGCATTGAGGATACTTCCCCCGCCGATGTCTCCCGGCGCGAGGCGGTCCTCGCCTCGGTGGAAATCGACGCCCAGGCGCGCGACTACGTGGAGCAGGTCTTCGCCCGGGTTCGCGACCGCCTGACCGCGCCCAGTCCCTTCGTGACCGCCTTGAGTGACTTCCTCCGCCGGGGCCGGGAGGGCCTGGAGGCCAAGCGTCGCTGGGCCGAGAGCGACCCCGAGCTGGCGCGCCCGGCCACGGTGGCCGAGAAGTTCGACAACCTGCAGGTGACGCGCTTCTACCGGCTGCTGCTCCTGGGCCTGCTCCACCGCGCCATCGAGCACCAGCTCGCCGCCGCGGGGGGATGGGCGGGCGAGCTCGAGACCGTGCGCGCGGAGGTATACCGGGAACTGGAGCGGCGCGCCGCGGAGCTGGAGTCCCAGCTCAACTGGCGGCCCATCCCCATCCGCAAGCTGGTGGCCGTGCAACTGGCCAGCGCCCTGGAGGCTGCCGGCTACGTTACGGAAGGAGGGGCGGGCGGTGATGCTGGCGATTAGAGGAGCGACCGTCTGGACGCGCAGTGGACCGTTATGTACGTCTGAACAACAATGGCCCTGACTTTTTGCGAGATCGCACAAGGAGAGGTC contains:
- a CDS encoding RNA-binding protein, which translates into the protein MTKTLYVGNLPYGCTQQDLESAFGSVAEVVSVRIVTDRETGRSRGFAFVEVPADSMETVIASLHGAEMGGRQIVVNEARERKERPSRRY
- a CDS encoding helix-turn-helix domain-containing protein, translating into MRELENVAQYVLHACRGEAVEPQHLPARLLQSLQADRPLTAEARVMSSAEWERQAIAEGLQRLGRTPRAKEILARQLGMSRSTIYRKIREYGLQ
- the pdxT gene encoding pyridoxal 5'-phosphate synthase glutaminase subunit PdxT is translated as MKIGVLDLQGAVLEHVRAVESAGAEAVRVKKVDHLAGLDGLIVPGGESTTMGRLMEEYGFLDPLRAMGESGLPIFGTCAGMIMLARDIAGSTQPRLGLMDITVQRNGFGRQRDSFETDLDIPALGNDPFRAVFIRAPYVSAVGPGVVEVLAALGDRIVLCRQGSLLASAFHPELTDDTRLHRYFLSLVSAG
- the pdxS gene encoding pyridoxal 5'-phosphate synthase lyase subunit PdxS — encoded protein: MVVTAPETGTWRVKKGLAEMLKGGVIMDVTTPEQAKIAEEAGAVAVMALERVPADIRAAGGVARMADPTVILRIMEKVTIPVMAKVRIGHFVEAQILQALEVDYIDESEVLTPADEQLHIDKHCFTVPFVCGARNLGEALRRIAEGAAMIRTKGEAGTGNVVEAVRHMRIINDGIRRVRTCPAEELVSLAREMGAPVELLQEVRKLGRLPVVNFAAGGIATPADAAMMMQLGADGVFVGSGIFKSKNPPARARAIVLATTHYNDPRILAEVSKDLGEAMPGLEMAAIPESQRMQARGW
- a CDS encoding M14 family zinc carboxypeptidase encodes the protein MWRDVCDAIPDYERFLTVDEMEESSERLRERYPGVAHLVDIGRSRAGHMIRALRIGSGPRRAVLFGCPHPNEPIGAMMLEYLSWRLAEDAGLREKLGYTWYLVKSIDPDGTRLNEGWFGGPFTLFNYARHYYRPAGFEQAEWTFPIRYKTLVWEKPIPETQALMHLIDLARPHFMYSLHNAGFGGVYWYVSRSCPPLYERFHGIAREQRVPLSLGEPEMPFAKKYAQAIFEMPGTRDTYDYYEKYAGKDPATIISAGTSSVDYAREVAGSFVLVCEVPYFYDPRIEDTSPADVSRREAVLASVEIDAQARDYVEQVFARVRDRLTAPSPFVTALSDFLRRGREGLEAKRRWAESDPELARPATVAEKFDNLQVTRFYRLLLLGLLHRAIEHQLAAAGGWAGELETVRAEVYRELERRAAELESQLNWRPIPIRKLVAVQLASALEAAGYVTEGGAGGDAGD